From Haloplasma contractile SSD-17B:
TGAGATCCCATCATCGACAATAAATGAATCCGTAAACGACGCACCACTCGGGTAAACGTGAATCTTAATGAAATCCTGCAATTGATCGGTATTCATCGACCACTCTGACATAGGTATAATTGAACCCCCCTTAACAAAAACAGGTATTTCGTCAAGTTCGGCTTTCACAATGATAAACTGTCCGCCTTCGTATCTCTTATTTGTAAAGAAGTCATACCATATACCTTCAGGAAGGTACACTTTTCGATACTTTTCATCTGGTCGTAAGATTGGAGCAACTAACAGTGTTTCACCTACTAAGAATTGGTCGTGAATTCCGTGTGCAATTGGATCATTTTCGTATTCTAGGACTAATGGGCGCATTATAGGAAGTCCTGTTTTGTGACTTTTAAACGCTTCAGAATAAATATAACGGATGATTTTATAACGAAGCCTTATATACTCTTTTGTAATATACTCCGCGCGTTCACCAAACATCCAAGGTTCTTGACGCTTGATTCCTATTGAACTATGATTTCTGAAAAACGGTAAGAATGTCCCAATTTGAGTCCAACGAATCAATAGTTCTTCTGTTGTGTCATCCATGAATCCTCCAATATCAGGACCACAGTTTGAAATTCCAGAAAGTCCTAGATTTAAACACATTGGTAACGTCATTTCTAAATGTTCCCATGAACTTCTATTATCACCTGTCCATACCGTTGCATACTTTTGTATTCCTGAGTATCCAGCCCGTGTTAATACAAATGGACGATTTCCATTTAAATCTTTTAATCCTTCATAAGTAGCCATGCTCATTCCTAGTCCATAAAGATTATGCAATTCTTGATGGACTATCTTTTTACCATCCATATCATGCAATACATCTAAGCTCATGGTGTTACCCTCACCATTAAACACAGACGGCTCATTCATATCATTCCAGATTCCTTCGATTCCTAAATCGGTGTAAAATTTATGATTCTTTCCCCATGCCTTACGAATATCACTATTCATAAAATCGTAAAATACACTGTCTCCAGGCCATACTTCTCCTGTAAATACTGTACCATCTTTATACTTACAATAACGGTTATTCCTTAAACCTTCTTCATAGACATCATAGCCCTCTTCAATTTTAACACCAGGGTCTACAATGGGTACAATCTTAACACCTTCATCTTTCAACTTTTTAATAACGTTTTCAATTCCTTTATATGTTTCTTTATTAAACGAAAAGACTTTGTACCGTTCCATATATAAAATATCTAGATAAATTGCATCAACAGGTATTTTTTTTGACTTAAAATTATTAAAAACGTCTAACAATACATCGACTGATTCATAGCTATGCCTCGATTGATGATACCCAAGCGCCCATAAAGGAGGCAAATATGGCTTTCCGCTTAAA
This genomic window contains:
- a CDS encoding glycoside hydrolase family 31 protein; amino-acid sequence: MNNSSYAVKPELFNDQKEQIKLTFIEEVKDITKEDTVVRLKTNVDDICIMCFEQETIRITSSHQAFDLDGSFSLEPLQPTEHVTLVSEQDYSEIRFNAITVKVNHKPFGISIYKQEKLRFVQKAVAFNDTQSYLFLDRDRDDFIYGLGEKTGFLNKNNEKTTMWNRDVFEPHTRTNKELYQSINVFTHMTKENKYGFFLDNASKVTFDFDSNVNEGVIITDSGKLDYYVFLGDTQKDILRQYTDLSGKPYLPPLWALGYHQSRHSYESVDVLLDVFNNFKSKKIPVDAIYLDILYMERYKVFSFNKETYKGIENVIKKLKDEGVKIVPIVDPGVKIEEGYDVYEEGLRNNRYCKYKDGTVFTGEVWPGDSVFYDFMNSDIRKAWGKNHKFYTDLGIEGIWNDMNEPSVFNGEGNTMSLDVLHDMDGKKIVHQELHNLYGLGMSMATYEGLKDLNGNRPFVLTRAGYSGIQKYATVWTGDNRSSWEHLEMTLPMCLNLGLSGISNCGPDIGGFMDDTTEELLIRWTQIGTFLPFFRNHSSIGIKRQEPWMFGERAEYITKEYIRLRYKIIRYIYSEAFKSHKTGLPIMRPLVLEYENDPIAHGIHDQFLVGETLLVAPILRPDEKYRKVYLPEGIWYDFFTNKRYEGGQFIIVKAELDEIPVFVKGGSIIPMSEWSMNTDQLQDFIKIHVYPSGASFTDSFIVDDGISLDAPHAEIKVQFEGDEVTIKTVGTYDHGLTLDIKVIGD